One Methylocaldum marinum DNA window includes the following coding sequences:
- a CDS encoding REP-associated tyrosine transposase, protein MPRYRRYYLAGHPVFVTLVTQGRKPWLADEVSVQILLASMRSVKAIYRYRHLAHVVLPDHFHWLFKPDDAVHVSKIIAAVKREVTWRFKAVAGLPGSWWQNRFYDHIVRDQDDFARHLDYIHFNPVKHGIARNPGAYAHSSFHEWRMRGAYPEAWGASEPPSIRGMDLD, encoded by the coding sequence ATGCCTCGCTATCGACGGTATTATCTTGCCGGCCACCCCGTCTTCGTTACCTTGGTCACCCAAGGCAGGAAGCCATGGCTCGCCGACGAAGTTTCCGTGCAGATTTTGCTCGCCTCCATGAGGTCGGTTAAAGCGATTTACCGCTATAGGCACCTGGCGCATGTCGTATTGCCGGACCACTTCCATTGGCTGTTCAAACCGGATGACGCGGTCCATGTTTCAAAGATCATTGCCGCCGTAAAGCGGGAAGTGACCTGGCGTTTCAAAGCCGTCGCCGGCCTGCCGGGCTCTTGGTGGCAGAACCGATTCTATGATCACATCGTTCGGGACCAGGACGATTTCGCCCGACATTTGGATTACATCCATTTCAATCCGGTCAAGCATGGGATTGCCCGGAATCCAGGGGCATATGCGCACTCCAGCTTCCATGAATGGCGGATGCGCGGCGCCTATCCCGAAGCTTGGGGCGCGAGCGAGCCGCCGTCGATCCGGGGAATGGATTTGGATTAG
- a CDS encoding IS110 family RNA-guided transposase: MPTFYLGIDVAKAKLDCALRLPNGKFRTKVIANSQDGFATLVTWLTGPEARNVHVCMEATGVYWEDVAQCLATQGFTVSVINPAQIKAYAASRLTRTKTDAVDARLIAEFCAERHPPPWQARSEAEIALRALVLRLDALQALRTQESNRLEVARDAVRTNIQEHLNWLDQQIKSLIKTINEHIDSNPDLKGKRELLESIPGIGERTIAILLAFYAEPSRFANSRQAVAFAGLDPRRQESGTSVKTKPRLSKVGHAFLRKALYMPAMVILYKTAWGQPFKNRLALSGKPAKLIIGAMMRKLLQVAFGVLKSGKPFDPALHGT; encoded by the coding sequence ATGCCCACGTTTTATCTCGGAATTGATGTCGCCAAAGCCAAACTGGACTGCGCGTTACGCCTCCCCAACGGGAAGTTCCGAACCAAAGTCATCGCCAACTCCCAAGACGGGTTCGCCACCCTCGTCACTTGGCTCACCGGCCCAGAGGCACGGAATGTTCACGTGTGTATGGAAGCCACTGGGGTGTATTGGGAAGACGTCGCCCAGTGCTTGGCTACCCAAGGGTTCACTGTCAGCGTCATCAACCCTGCCCAAATCAAAGCCTATGCCGCTTCCCGCTTAACCCGGACCAAAACCGATGCCGTCGATGCGCGCCTCATCGCCGAATTTTGCGCCGAGCGCCATCCGCCTCCCTGGCAGGCGAGAAGCGAAGCCGAAATCGCCTTGCGCGCGCTCGTGTTGCGTCTGGATGCGTTGCAAGCCCTGCGGACCCAGGAAAGTAACCGCCTGGAGGTCGCCCGGGACGCGGTGCGCACCAACATTCAAGAACACCTGAATTGGCTCGATCAGCAGATCAAGAGCCTGATCAAAACCATCAATGAGCACATCGACTCTAACCCCGATCTGAAGGGGAAGCGCGAATTACTCGAGAGCATCCCCGGTATCGGGGAACGCACCATCGCCATTCTGCTCGCCTTCTATGCCGAGCCCAGCCGCTTCGCCAATAGCCGACAAGCCGTCGCCTTCGCCGGGCTCGACCCGCGCCGGCAGGAGTCCGGAACGAGCGTGAAAACCAAGCCGCGGCTGTCCAAGGTCGGCCATGCCTTCTTGCGCAAAGCCCTCTACATGCCAGCCATGGTGATCCTGTATAAGACCGCTTGGGGCCAGCCCTTCAAGAACCGGCTCGCGCTCTCGGGCAAGCCCGCCAAGCTCATCATCGGTGCCATGATGCGCAAGCTCCTCCAGGTCGCTTTCGGCGTCCTCAAGTCCGGAAAACCCTTCGATCCAGCACTCCATGGCACTTGA